TCAAGCAACTGTGGGCCTGGGaccatctccccatctccctgcTCTTGCACTTAACTTCTAACAGGCCATCTGCCACGCTAAAAGAGGTCTTTTTAGGGTGAAGTCTGCTGACTTGAGTGGAGACGCCCAGAATGTCACCTGTTCATCACTGCTAGTGCACAGACACCTTCTGGAAGATTCATGGGCAGGTTGATTCCCTCAGCGTGTAGTAACTGAGCTCCCACTGAGGGCACAACCTGAATGGTGGGAGTTGAAATTCCTGTGGGCGCCCAGAGAGCCCTGATTGCTGGCGGAGAAGCAGCCAGCAGGAAAGGTGGGTCCTAGCTGGTGCTCGGAAATCTCTGCCGCTTCCCTTACtactcttttcattcatttttatagcaAATAATTGTGTGCACAGTCAGTACCAGGTACTCTCAGGCACCAGAGGCACAGCATTTAGTAAGACAAACACTTCCTGGTCTCATGGAGTTTCCAGTCCAGTGGAATAAACAACTAAGTAACTAAGTATTTTCAGTGAATGATAAATACTGACAAGAAACTAAGCAGGATGATGTAATAGATGACTCGGAGATGACACCTGGCTAGAGGTCTTTTCAAGAGGTGGCATCTGCATGGGGCCTGGATGAAGAGTGTGCAAGGAAGAGCTGGGGACAGCATTGTGACCCAGTAATGGGACCAGGGTGACAGAGGAGAGGTACTGGGTTTGCCTTTGGTTAGTCGTTTCCTCTCTTTGAATGTcacttttctcaactgtaaaatgggggtagttTTATCTATATTAATCAGTGTCTAATTAGGAAAAGAAATCCACCCGAGGTATTTCAAACAGAAGGGATTTAATACAGGGCATTGTTTGTGGAGGTGCTGGGCAGGCTGGCTGAATCACTATCTTCAACACCTGAAACTTatttaatattgtacatcaactatacctcaattaaaaaaaaaaaagaaactactttCTTTTACCCAAAGGCTGCATGCTGTGCCTGCAGCTCTGTCCTGCCATCTAACTCCAGGCTTTGAACCTCCCAGGACCACCTTGCCAGCCAGGCTGCCTTGAGGGGACCCTGCCCCATGCTGTGAGCAAAGAGCCCTCCCCCAATCCAGATCCCAGTGGGGGTGCGttttcctctctccccatccagGCCTCAGAACGCAGGCTCCTTGTTTGTATGGCTGGAACTCACCCGCAGCCTGCCCTACAGCAGTGCTGGGGACATGAGGGGGCCCTGGGCCCCGTCCTGCCCGTTCCACAGCTGGATGTGGTCGGCTTTGGGGATGGGGACTCTGCAGGCTGGAGGGGACATGGGCCCCCGAGTTGCTGCTCAGAGGAAAGCCTAGTCACACCCACGTGGTCAGGAAAGAGCCGCAGAAAGTGTGCCGACGACTCCTGAGAGGTGGCCACGGGGAAGCAGGATGAGGAGGGCTGGGTGGGCAGGGGTCACTCAGCACCCACGACTCCTGCCCCAGCTGCcggctcctgccctccctcctcctggtaGGACCTTTACTGGGTCTGTCCTGTCCCTGCCCCGCCGTTTCATTCTGGTTCAGGGTAGACTGAACCTTGGTTTTACTTCTAGACCCCAGGCTGCTGCAGGGCAGTTGCTGGGGGTGTCCCGGGGAATTGCCATGTGAAGTCTCCGCCACGGGATGTGGACGTGGAGGGGCAAGAACTGGGCGTGGGTCCTGGTCCCCTCGCCTTCCTGCAGCCTTgtgacaccccccccccgcccccaggctctGGTTCCCAATACCTGGTGTCTCATGGAGCTGCTGTGGGAGCTGAGCTGGCCACGATGGAGGGCTGGCGACCTGGTGACCGCAGAGCCCCTTCCTCTCCGTCGGGGCAGAGATgtgacccccgcccccccccccccccccgccaggtgGACCTAGAGGAACACGCCCCATCCAGGAGTCCTCAGGCTCCAGACACCATGCCGGAGGCTCTCCATCATCTGTGTTCTGAGTCACGCTTGCCCCTGGCCTGTGCCCCCTGGGCCAGGAGCTCcaagggaaggcttcctggggagagagggacagggctAAGAGCAGCAGCTGATGTGACCTGATGGCCTCTTCCTGGTCACCCCGTCCAGCTGCTCCCAGCGAGGGGAGCCAGTGCCCGGGGCATGACTGTGGCCTCAGAGGGGCCCGTACCTGGGAGGAGGCACGGGCCGGGCCAGCAAAGCCCCCAGATCCTGACGCCACCTGCGCCTCTCAGAGCCTCGCTTCCCCTGCTGCCAGTTAGGATGCGGGAACGCAGAGCACCTGCCAGGTCTGCCCTCTTACTCCTCCCTCACACCTGAGggctcccccacacacacacctgggtGGAGCCCGACTGtcatgggggtggggcagaggcaggggtggggggtggggaagtgcCCCTGCCCTTCCAGAAGCAGTCCTGGAGCTGCACTGGGTCACACCTTTTATTGAAATGTATGTCATGCAATCCGTCTGGAGACCAGCCCTGGCCCAGACGCCACCTGCAGCAGGTCCTGAGTGGGAAAGGCACGTGAGTGACCACCTGTCTCGACCGGGCGAGAAAGAGAGACCCACAAAGTCAGCTGTGGCAGGAGGGCACGGGGCCTCGGGGGTGATCTGCCTGGGGGGCCTGGGTGGGTCTCTTGAGTGTCCCCCTGCCCTGCCAGTGGCACACAAACTGGCCCACGTGACCTGCCTCCTGAGCAAGAGTTCCCCAGGTGTCCTGggatgggtggggttgggggccGAGGCTGGGATGCCAGTCAGTCAGGGTAGcaccggggtgggggtggggcggccAGCCACAGCGGGATGGGGTTGGGCATGCTGGCAGAGGGGGCTGGGGCTCCGGGGCAGGGGTCTGCAGTGGACCCGGCCCGACCTGGGAGAGTTGGCCGTTGCTGCCGCCGAGGGCTCTAGCGGGAGCAGCGGCACTTTAAGGCAGCCCAAGGCAAGGAGGCCCGGGTCGCACCTGCAGAAACTGGGGACAAGCTGTCCCTGGGTCCAGCGCTGCAGGGGCCCTGGAGACCCCGCACATCCCCTGGTTCAAGTACTAAGTGTTTTGTCTGTGTGCCGGCTGGGCACCAGAGTCACCTGCTGTTAGAACACAGGTGCAGGCTGGGCCGGGGGTTGGCGAGCCCTGGTGCCACCCAGCCCTCCGCTCCTCCACAAGCTGCTTGCCCTGGGGTCCCCTGCGCCACCGCTGCGACACCCTCCCAGGGACAGCGCCTCCTGGAACGGGGCCACCTTGCCCCAAAGGCTGCAGAGGGATCAGCACCAGCTCGCTGAGCTACTGGAGAGAAGTTCTCATGACAGAGTCTGTGCTTGAACTTGGGGAGGGATGTGTGGACGGGGAGGGGGTGGTGCTGGAGAGGGAAACGGCTCAGAGCCTGGGCTGCCCATCAGTCCGCTCTCAGGCCTACAACCCACTCTTTCCTTATGCTGGACCGGGAAGGGGACACCCCCGGGCTCGGAGGGGACCCAGCAGCCGAGCCCACCTCCTGCCAGCACAGTAGAGGCTCAGGGGCCTCCCTGACTCCCCCAAAAGCCCTTTGCAAACAGAGCTGGGAGTGCGGTGGGTGCCCTTGGCCCTCTCAGGAATTCCTGGAGGCCAGAGGGGGGCTGGGAcctgggggctggggcctgggggctggggcctgggggctggggcctgggaaggGTGGGGGTGCCGAGGACGGTGACTCTGGGGCTGCCAAGCCTTCAGGCACGCAGACGGAGATGTTCCCGCCACCAGGTGAGAAGGCATTTGGGCACAGGTGTTTGGGGGCCCCAGGCCACTGCAGTGGAGGAGTGGGGCTTGGTGCAACACTGGAGCGGACGAGTGGAAAGAGGACACAGGCTAATGCCTGCCGAGGTCAGGCAAGGGAGGCGTCACGGGGGCAACCAGCCCACCCTAGCCAGAGGCCTGGAGGGGCCACGTCACTCACGTCTCAGCCCCAGAGGAACCGGACTCCTGGGctcccctccagccccacagAAGAGCAGGCGTGGATTCAGCCCTTGTGGGGAGCACGGCAGAGGAGGCTGGTACACTGAGCCCTAACCAGCCCCCAAGAGGAAGCCCCCAGAAAGGCTGGCCCCACAGGACAAAGGGTGCTGGGGTGCTTGCTCCCCAGACTGTTCCCAGGAAGGCCGTTCCGGGCGGGGCCCCAGGACTCCTGACGGGCCACGAGCTCGCAGGAAGGCAAAGACGCTCCGATGTCTGGCGGCTGCACAGGAAATCCCTCTGCAGAACTGCTTCTTCCTCTTGGGTGGTGCGGATGGTTCGTGGAGGACGgttttctccctcccaccccagctctgAAGGGCCCTCTCTGAGAAAGCTCAGCCACAGCGAGGGGTGGGGATCCCCAAGATACTCGGGCTGGAAGGGGGAGGGCAGCCACGGGGGGCCTGCCTCTTGGAGAGCTGTGGGGGCGTTGCAAGGAGTAAGGAGACGTGTGCGCGCATGCGCGCTTGGCCCTACGCCCCCAGCAGTTGGCATACAAGGTTCCTCGTGGCTCCTCATCTGCGCAGAGGACCCGGCCTGGGCATGTCGGCAGGGCCCCAGATCAGCCCCCCTGCCCATCACGGAGCGGGGAGCAGCAGGTGGGACCCAGAAAGGCCAGAGGGCCGCCCCTGTCCGCGTTCCAGTCCTGACTGCGGGCCCTCACGGTGTCTGCAGAGCAGGAACAGCCGGGCCCCGTTCGCCACGGCAGCTGGACCATGGCCACAGATGAGCGTCCTTACAAAAATAACTCTGAGTCTGTCCCCGTGGGGACCAGGGTTCCTGAGAGCACGCAGAGGCCGGGGCGAGGCCCGGAGGGAGGGTCCGGTGGGCGGGCTCGGGCCCCGCGGGGCCGGGGCTACGGCTGCAGGCGCTCCAGGTACTGCGGCAGGGGGTTTTCCTTGACGAACTTCTGGATGTACCAGCACGTGACATGGGCCCTCAGGTCCTCCTCCACTACGAAGTCCAGAGCGGCCTGGCAGCCGGGCAGAGAGAAGAGCGGTCAGGGCCCCCAGCGGCACCTCGGCTCGGAGGCCCAGCCCCTCAGGCCCCGGGCTTTCCCTCGGGTCTGCGTGGAGCCAGGGGTGCTGCCGCCACCGCCGTTACAGTCGGGAAGCCGGGGCAGGAAGCTCTGGTGAATTGCCGGAGGAACAAGGCAGGGAAGAGAGGGGCCAGGATCGGATCCGCCCCGGGAGAACCCCGCCCGCCCGTCTCCACAGCGAGCCGGGGTGCCCACCAAACTCCTCCGCTAATTCTTCACTGGATGCTCCTTCAGGAGCCTCCCCTATGGGCTGGGTCAGGGCGCCCGGGGCTCCCTCCGCCCCTGGCAGAGGTCACTCAGTTTTCACAGGGATCCCAAGAGCAGCAGCCGGGGGCGGGGGTGTCAGCGTGCAGTTGTCGTCCTGGTGGGTCTGGTGACCTCCCTGCCCCAGCGCCCTGCACACACTGGTGCACAATGAACGCTTGCTGAAACAGTACAGCACAGTCTGGGTGTAGCTGGAGGGTCTGATGACAAAGGCCGAGGGCCGACTAGGCGCCTGGGCTCCTGGTCGGCCGTCTGACCGTCCGGCCCCCCCCCCAGTGGCCCACACCTGACCCCGGGTTTCAACCCGAGAGCCTCTAGTGACAGGATTCCAGGCTCTTCTCCCATTTTGCGGATAAGCGCCCTCACCCCTGGCAGATCCCTTCTCCTGTTACCCAGGTAGCAACTCTGGGTTCCTCGCTTGTAACGGGGTGGGCCCACAGACCAGCTCGGTGGGCCCACAGACCAGCTCGAGCTGCTGCTGAAAGACACCTGTCCCCGGCCCGGgccaggggggagggggcggagggaGCAGCGGggcagcagggggaggggctgggccccaGCAGCCGTCAGGGGAACGCAAGGCCGAGCTCTGCTCCAGGTCAAAGCCCCTTGTAGCCCAAGCTGCTCTCCTAGCGGCTGGGGACGCAGGGGCAAGAGCCAAGTCACTCCAATGTCCGTCTGTCCACCTGTTCAgcaagggttcatggagcaccaGACACGGGGTCCCGGCAGTGAGCTCCCGGCACCAGGCAGGTGTGTGcgtgtggtggtggggggggccgAGGCCCGGCccgagaggaggggaagggggtgaggCAGCCGCAGCCCCGGGAGGGCGGGGCCCGGCCCCCAGGGCGTGGTCTCCTCTGAGTGGGGGGCAGCCCCCACGCCCCTACCTTGGCCAGGTGCTTGGCGATGCCGCGCCCGCGGTAGGCGTCGGGGACCTCCGTGTGCTGCAGGTCCACAATCCGCTTGCCCACGTACTCGTAGAGCAGGACAGCCCGGTCGTGACACCCTGTGGGGAGGGTGGTGGGCGGGTGAGGCCCGAGCCGGCACGGAGGCCTGGGCCTTGGAGGCGCAGGCGTTTGGAGCCCGGCTGGGGAGCTGGGTCTGGAACAGCCTCTCTGCGCCTCAGTTCCGCGTCCATAAAGTATGGATGTAACAGAACGTTCCTCATTAGAGTGTGTGGAGGGTTAAATGAGGCAATTTCCATACAATGCTTAGAACAGCGCCCGAACACACCGAGCCCCGCGTGGGCCTTTCCTGCTACCCTCCAGCCAGCATCCCAGGGCCCCCGGCGCCCCCCAAAGCCCAGCTCTCTGCATCCCCAGCGGAGCACCTGCCCGAGGGTCTGGGAGCCCCAGGCCCAGCGCTGGATGAAGAGCAGAGCTCAGCAAGGCGCCAACTAAACCAGAGCCAGAAGAGACAAGAGAGCAGAACCGCCCACCGGACcctggggaagggcaggaggagggcacacAGGACAGCCACGCCAGGCACGGGAGGCAGAGCAAGCTGGCCTTCATGCCCTCTCAGGCCTGGAGCTCTGGTCCACCCTGGTTTCCTGCTGGAAAAACATTTAACTGGAGTTCCTCCAACCAAAGTCCTCAGTTCCTCATCCGCCTGTCTGTCCATCCAACCAcacacccatccacccatctggCCCCCATCTGCCTGCCCATCTACCTGCCCAGGCACCCCATCCACCCATCTGGCCACCTGTTCCCCTTGACAAAAGTTCACTGAGCCCCAGACACTGTTTCAGGAGCTGAGGACAACGCCACGGGTTACTATTTCAGGAAGTTTCAAGtgtatgaaggaaaaaataatctggGCCAGGGGAGGCGGGCATTTAGCCAGGGTAGTCAGGGGAGACCTCCCAGGAGGAAACCTCTGAGCTGAGGGGTAACTGGGGAGCAGGAGGCGTCTGAGGGAagagcaggggaggggtgggcagagggcacagccagCGCAAAGGCCCCGAGGCGAATGTTTACGCAGGGGAGCAGGCCACGTCGGGGGCTTCACGGGCACTGAGCAGACCTCCGCTTCTGCCCTGTGGCCAGCCCTGCGGAGAGGGGGCGGGGGTCTGGAGCCCTTGTCGGCCTGCTCCCGGCCCCTGTTTACTCGCTCACCCAGCGCCTCCGTCAGCATTCCTGCGTGACCACTGGGGCCACAGATGGACCAGATCCCACGATGGCCTGGGGGGttctctgcccctcccaccccgccAGCTCCTGGTGGTCCCAGGGGCTCGGCCACCACCAcatccccagtgcccagcccggGGCAGATGCCCAAGAAATACCTGCCCCACAAACTCCTGCTGTTCTCTGGGCCAGACGCACAGCAGGAGTTGGAGGCCGGCTCGTGGCTCCTGCACGCCCGGTACCTCCCCGGAGCCCGACCCCACGCCCTTGGGGACACCAGGACAGGACAGCTGCAGCGCACACCGGTGGGGTGCACTCAGCCCCTGCGCACACCAATCCTCACGAGAACCTTACAAAATGGGCAGGGTTCTCACAGCCCCGTCGACAAACAGGGAAACCGAGGCTCTGAGAGGCTATCGCGCAGCTCGGCACGTGTGGAGCTGTCTGGGGACCCCGGGTCTCGCGGCCGAGAGGAGCAGAAGGGCATCGGGCCGCGGGGCGGACGTGGGCTGCGTGTGAGGGAAAGGGCGCGACGCTgacccctctccccgccccacaCCTTCCCGGGCTGCGGAGGAGCCGGACGCCAGCGGACAGCCCTGCaacacctgggcctcagggtgaCCGCAGAGGCCACCCAGCCCCAACTGCCCCACGCTGCCTGGAGACGGCCACCCCCCGAGGCCCTTCTCATAGGTCTCTCAGCCTCTGCTCTGACCTCTGGCAGGCCTGTGGGCACAGCTTTCAAAACATGCCCGGAATCTGGCCACTTCATACCTCCGCCGGCCCCTGCACCCCCCCGTGGAAGCCGCGTCACATCCTGTCCGTCCTCTGCTCAGGGGCCTCCTCGTGGCCCCTCACGTCCACCCAGCCTCAGTCGggtgctccctctgcctggcgcCTCCCGCCGGAGACCACCCTGACCTGCCCCCCTGGGCACCACGGCCACCCCATCCCCGGCATCTGGGTCCGTGGATCCCACAGTCTCCGCTCATGGCAGCCTGGCTGGACCCCAGGCCCTCTCCGGGCTGGGCCAGTACTTGCCACCTGCGGGCCACGGAGCCAGCCAGGGCCCCGGCTTccggtcccagctctgccaggagACCTCAGACCTCACCAGGTCTGGGACAACCGCTACTTCCCTCCTGGGCCTGAGAGTCGCGTCGAGATCATGGGCTGTGACTGGTTTTGAGAAAAGTTAAAGCAACTTGGCAAATGAGGAGCCCTTCCCTCGGTCTCCGCCCTGCCTGCACCAGTTCCGAGAGCAGGCCCAGCAGATCAAAACGCCTGTTATACAGACGATGAGGCTGAGGCAGAGGCAAAGccagaacccaggccctctgcgcCCTCTGGGAGGTAGCTGGCCAAGGACAAGTGGGCGAgggagcccagggcgggcggcACCGCctggcttctctgggcctctccACCTGCAGAGCCTGGTGTGGGCAggggccacgtgctggtggctcAGAGCTGGGAAGCGTGAGAGGGCAGACCCTGGGGGCCGCCCAGGAAGCCCACCCACAGGCCCAGCTGGTCCCATCCCCCCCCAGGCACCCTGCCCAGGGACCCGCTCTAGCATGCATCCCAGGACGTGAAGGGCATGAGGGTGCCCTGGGGGCACAACGTGTCTCGTGCAGGGGCCTCCTGCCCGGGAACTGGGATCCGAATGTAGGAGGCCTCTGCTGCCCAgggcctcagtcttcccatctgcaaagtgggggctggggaggatgtggaaggcgctgggttccaggacccccaaatGACCCTTCTTGGAGCAAGTGGGACGCTCGGCACTGGCTGGGAGGGGAAAGCAAAGGCCAAGGGTGGGGCCGCCCAGGGGTGGGAGCTCAGTTCTGGCTTTGCGCTTTCACCCCACTGGTGATACAAGCTAGCTTTTCAGACCCTGGATCTGGGGACCAGACAAGCCTGGGCACCTGCGCTCTCTCACAGCCCACATCAGCAAGACCCAACCACGCTTCTTTCAACAACCATCCAGGAGCTGGGATTTCTCCCCTCCTCTCACACCGCCTGCTCCAGAGCAGTAGCC
This window of the Balaenoptera ricei isolate mBalRic1 chromosome 20, mBalRic1.hap2, whole genome shotgun sequence genome carries:
- the NATD1 gene encoding protein NATD1, with the protein product MAHSPAAVPPGAPEQGCPIRVEHDRRRRQFTVRLNGCHDRAVLLYEYVGKRIVDLQHTEVPDAYRGRGIAKHLAKAALDFVVEEDLRAHVTCWYIQKFVKENPLPQYLERLQP